One Chaetodon trifascialis isolate fChaTrf1 chromosome 21, fChaTrf1.hap1, whole genome shotgun sequence genomic window carries:
- the lcmt1 gene encoding leucine carboxyl methyltransferase 1 gives MAARQPFTDSDTADEAVRATCDDATTCKRFATSKSYWKDPYIQYFARSVGERKAPEINRGYYARVKGVNHLLDAFIRKAECDCQVINVGAGLDTTFWRLKDENLLPRKFFEVDFPTVVARKIHNIKTKPPLSKPLIETHSTDSLLLDAHSLDSDRYCIIGADLRDISNLDEKLKKFQLNPELPTLLLSECVLVYMTPSQSSNLVRWAAETFHTAMFINYEQVNMSDRFGQVMIENLQRRQCALAGVEACQSLDSQKERFLKTGWDHADALDMMTVYSMLPQDDVARIERLEFLDEKELLQQLLQHYSICWASKDKLSLGLSHLAF, from the exons ATGGCAGCTCGACAACCCTTCACAGACTCGGATACTGCCGACGAAGCAGTGAGGGCGACCTGTGACGATGCAACCACATGCAAAAG GTTTGCTACCAGTAAAAGCTACTGGAAGGACCCCTATATCCAGTATTTTGCAAGATCTGTAGGGGAGCGAAAGGCTCCTGAAATAAATAGAG GTTACTATGCCCGTGTTAAAGGAGTTAATCATCTTCTGGATGCATTTATAAGGAAAGCAGAGTGTGACTGTCAAGTAATCAACGTAGGTGCTGGACTGGACACCACATTTTGGAGACTAAAG GACGAAAACCTCTTGCCACGGAAGTTCTTTGAAGTGGACTTTCCAACAGTTGTGGCCAGGAAAATACATAATATTAA GACAAAACCACCCCTCTCCAAACCCCTCATTGAAACTCACTCGACAGACTCCTTACTACTAG aTGCCCACAGCCTGGACTCAGACCGTTACTGCATCATCGGGGCAGACCTCAGAGACATCTCTAATTTGGATGAAAAACTGAAGAAGTTCCAGCTTAATCCAGA GTTGCCCACATTACTCctgtcagagtgtgtgctgGTCTACATGACACCCTCCCAGTCCTCCAATCTAGTTCGCTGGGCAGCAGAAACCTTCCACACTGCAATGTTCATCAACTACGAACAG GTGAACATGAGCGATCGATTTGGCCAGGTGATGATCGAGAACCTGCAGCGTCGCCAATGCGCCCTGGCGGGAGTGGAGGCCTGCCAGTCTCTAGATTCGCAG AAGGAGCGGTTTCTGAAGACAGGCTGGGATCATGCCGACGCTCTGGACATGATGACGGTCTACAGTATGCTGCCCCAGGATGATGTGGCAAG AATTGAGCGTCTGGAGTTCCTGGATGAGAAGGAGCTGTTGCAACAACTCCTTCAACACTACAGCATCTGCTGGGCCAGCAAGGACAAGCTCAGTCTGG GTCTGTCACACTTGGCATTTTGA
- the aqp8a.1 gene encoding aquaporin-8a.1, whose protein sequence is MSGVETKTEDFRITEMGELAAERDGTNHKRGVFERYVQPCLAELVGTTLFVFVGCASVVGNVASLGVLQPAVAHGLALGVMITVFGQISGGHFNPVVSLTAYLCGGMELILLVPYIVAQMLGGMAGAGLARAVCSSALYDATLGGAFTVVSNDLAMITLAEAIMTTFLTMVVCLGAINSQTRSPLAPFCIGLTVTASIIAGGTVSGACMNPVRAFGPAVVANHWNHHWIFWVGPICGALVTVSLVRSVLGDKKTRTVFK, encoded by the exons ATGTCAGGGGTAGAAACCAAGACAGAGGACTTCAGAATAACTGAGATGGGAGAGCTGGCGGCAGAGAGAGACGGCACAAACCACAAGAGAGGCGTCTTTGAGCGTTATGTGCAGCCCTGCCTGGCTGAGCTGGTCGGGACGaccctgtttgtgtttgttggctGTGCGTCCGTTGTCGGGAATGTGGCATCGCTTGGTGTCCTCCAGCCTGCCGTGGCACATGGATTGGCGCTGGGAGTGATGATCACAGTGTTTGGGCAAATTAG TGGGGGCCACTTTAACCCTGTGGTGTCTCTGACCGCCTACCTTTGTGGAGGGATGGAGCTCATCCTGCTGGTGCCTTATATCGTGGCTCAGATGTTGGGAGGGATGGCTGGTGCTGGTTTGGCCAGG GCtgtgtgctcctctgctctgtatGATGCCACCCTTGGAGGCGCTTTTACAGTAGTCTCCAATGATCTGGCTATGATCACGCTGGCAGAGGCGATCATGACCACCTTCCTCACCATGGTGGTGTGCTTGGGGGCCATCAACAGCCAGACCCGCTCACCGTTGGCTCCTTTCTGCATCGGCCTCACTGTGACAGCCAGCATAATCGCAGG GGGGACCGTGTCTGGAGCCTGTATGAACCCTGTCCGAGCTTTTGGACCTGCTGTGGTTGCCAACCACTGGAACCATCACTGGATCTTTTGGGTTGGACCCATTTGTGGTGCTCTGGTCACTGTCAGCCTTGTCAG GAGTGTGCTTGGCGACAAGAAGACTCGAACTGTGTTCAAGTGA
- the aqp8a.2 gene encoding aquaporin-8a.2, whose amino-acid sequence MAVEKMEMEEEDSTLMEKCGKPPVSKAPNRFEKMFQPCLAEVLGTMFFVFIGCVSVIENVPAAGRLQPALVHGLAVAVLVAVMDNISGSHFNPPFTIAICLCGGMELKMVGPYLVGQLIGGVLGAAMAKMMTPADRYLNATGAAFDILKSESQLSGAIFGEVAMTCLVTMVVLLVAVNGKTKTPLAPFLVGCTVVINILAGGDVSGTCLNPARAFGPAVMVNYWTYHWVYWVGPIGGGLVAAALLRLILGDDKLRVVMKS is encoded by the exons ATGGCAGTcgagaaaatggaaatggaagaAGAGGACTCGACTCTGATGGAGAAGTGCGGGAAGCCACCTGTGTCCAAAGCTCCCAACAGGTTTGAGAAAATGTTCCAGCCCTGCCTGGCTGAGGTATTGGGGACAATGTTCTTCGTTTTCATCggctgtgtctctgtgattgAGAACGTGCCAGCAGCTGGACGGCTGCAGCCGGCTCTGGTGCATGGACTGGCTGTGGCAGTGCTGGTGGCGGTCATGGATAACATCAG TGGCTCCCATTTCAACCCTCCCTTCACTATTGCCATCTGCCTGTGTGGAGGCATGGAGCTGAAAATGGTGGGACCCTACCTGGTCGGCCAGCTGATTGGAGGAGTGCTGGGAGCTGCAATGGCCAAG ATGATGACCCCTGCAGATCGCTACCTGAACGCCACAGGAGCGGCCTTTGATATCCTCAAGTCAGAGAGCCAGCTGTCTGGAGCCATCTTTGGGGAGGTGGCCATGACCTGCCTGGTCACcatggtggtgctgctggtggcagTCAATGGAAAGACAAAAACCCCGCTGGCTCCCTTCTTAGTGGGCTGTACTGTTGTCATTAACATCCTGGCAGG GGGTGATGTATCAGGAACATGTCTGAACCCCGCCAGGGCTTTTGGTCCAGCTGTGATGGTCAACTATTGGACCTACCACTGGGTTTACTGGGTGGGCCCCATAGGAGGAGGTCTGGTGGCCGCTGCTCTGCTCAG GCTCATTCTCGGCGATGACAAGTTACGAGTTGTTATGAAATCGTAA
- the hbae5 gene encoding hemoglobin, alpha embryonic 5 produces MSLTDKDKATVKALWAKISKSADAIGGEALSRMFVVYPQTKTYFSHWPDTAPGSATLKAHGKKVMGGVAQAVAKIDDLTNGLLELSEQHAFQLRVDPANFKILSHCILVVISTMFPNDFTPEAHVSLDKFLVALALALSEKYR; encoded by the exons ATGAGTTTGACTGACAAAGACAAGGCTACAGTCAAAGCCCTCTGGGCCAAAATCTCCAAGTCAGCGGATGCTATCGGGGGCGAAGCTCTGTCCAG GATGTTCGTCGTCTATCCGCAAACCAAGACTTACTTCTCCCACTGGCCAGACACGGCTCCCGGCTCTGCCACCCTAAAGGCTCACGGCAAGAAGGTGATGGGTGGAGTTGCTCAGGCTGTGGCTAAGATTGACGACCTGACCAACGGCCTCCTGGAGCTCAGCGAGCAGCACGCCTTCCAGCTGAGGGTGGACCCGGCCAACTTCAAG ATCCTCTCCCACTGCATTCTTGTGGTGATCTCCACCATGTTCCCCAATGACTTCACCCCTGAGGCCCACGTCTCCTTGGATAAATTCCTGGTGGCCTTGGCCCTGGCTCTCTCTGAGAAATACCGCTAA
- the LOC139349383 gene encoding hemoglobin subunit beta-1-like — translation MVEWTEQERSIINNIFSTLDYDDVGPKALVRCLIVYPWTQRYFGGFGNLYNADAIKSNPNIAAHGITVLHGLDRAVKNMDNIKATYAELSVLHSEKLHVDPDNFRLLSDCLSIVVAAKMGKNFTPEIQATFQKFLAVVVSALGRQYH, via the exons ATGGTTGAGTGGACTGAACAGGAGCGCAGCATCATCAACAACATCTTTTCCACCTTGGACTATGATGACGTGGGCCCCAAGGCTCTGGTCAG GTGTCTGATCGTCTACCCCTGGACTCAGAGGTACTTCGGCGGCTTCGGTAACCTCTACAATGCCGATGCCATCAAGAGCAACCCGAACATCGCAGCCCACGGCATCACCGTGCTGCACGGCCTGGACCGGGCTGTGAAGAACATGGACAACATCAAGGCCACCTATGCCGAGCTGAGCGTCCTGCACTCCGAGAAACTGCACGTCGACCCCGATAACTTCAGG ctgctgtctgactgctTGTCCATCGTCGTCGCAGCCAAAATGGGAAAGAACTTCACACCAGAAATCCAGGCCACCTTCCAGAAGTTCCTGGCCGTGGTGGTGTCCGCTCTGGGAAGGCAGTACCACTAA
- the hbae4 gene encoding hemoglobin subunit alpha-D-like, whose protein sequence is MLSKREKDLIADIWARLTPVAEDIGSDALLRMFATFPGTKTYFSHLDISPHSSHLLSHGKKIVLAIAEGAKDISQLAVSLAPLQTLHAYQLRIDPTNFKLFSHCMLVTLACHMGEDFTPVAHAAMDKYLSAFAAVLAEKYR, encoded by the exons ATGCTCtcaaagagggagaaagatcTCATCGCAGACATATGGGCAAGGCTGACTCCTGTGGCAGAAGATATTGGGTCTGATGCGCTTCTTAG GATGTTTGCCACTTTCCCGGGCACCAAGACGTACTTCTCCCACCTCGACATCAGCCCTCACTCCTCTCACCTGCTCTCCCACGGGAAGAAGATCGTTCTGGCCATAGCGGAGGGAGCCAAAGACATCAGCCAGCTGGCCGTCAGCCTGGCTCCCCTGCAGACCCTGCACGCCTACCAGCTGCGCATCGACCCGACCAACTTCAAG cttttctcaCACTGTATGCTCGTCACCTTGGCCTGTCATATGGGCGAGGACTTCACACCGGTTGCACACGCAGCAATGGACAAGTACCTGTCAGCTTTCGCAGCCGTGCTCGCCGAGAAATACAGATGA